The following proteins are co-located in the Halalkalicoccus subterraneus genome:
- a CDS encoding ABC transporter permease, translating into MSISTSQYIDREDVIFAGQLAVPVVILLLWQLLSMVTGQFALASPAESFNAMVEGFQTGWMTEGLQITLIEVIIAYILAVIVGVWAGVFLGVNDFMKDVFEPIVLGVYAIPKVTLYPLFLFIFALGMDAIIAFGWFHGVFPIAILTMRSMDVIKEEHTKVGKSLRLSRWQQFRHITVPSILPGLIIGLRLGFNLTFLGVVLGEMFAARAGLGHSLVEFIGGVQIDRILAIIIVLVAIATVVNLFFFALESRIGARGREGAEVRM; encoded by the coding sequence ATGAGCATTAGTACTTCCCAGTACATCGATCGAGAAGACGTCATATTCGCCGGTCAACTTGCTGTACCCGTTGTGATTCTTCTACTATGGCAGTTGCTATCAATGGTGACCGGACAGTTTGCCTTGGCTAGTCCAGCAGAGTCGTTCAATGCAATGGTTGAGGGGTTCCAGACAGGCTGGATGACTGAAGGACTCCAGATTACGCTTATCGAGGTTATTATTGCGTATATACTAGCTGTGATTGTTGGTGTTTGGGCCGGAGTGTTCCTTGGTGTAAACGACTTTATGAAGGATGTATTTGAACCGATCGTTTTAGGTGTTTACGCAATCCCGAAGGTTACTCTGTATCCACTCTTTCTGTTCATTTTTGCCCTAGGGATGGATGCTATTATCGCATTCGGGTGGTTCCACGGAGTATTCCCGATTGCTATTCTCACTATGCGCTCAATGGATGTTATTAAAGAAGAACACACCAAAGTGGGAAAATCGTTGCGTCTCTCTCGATGGCAGCAATTTCGCCATATTACTGTCCCTTCAATCCTACCTGGACTCATCATTGGACTTAGACTTGGATTTAACCTCACATTCCTAGGGGTAGTTTTAGGTGAAATGTTTGCTGCTCGTGCTGGTCTAGGTCATTCTTTAGTAGAGTTTATAGGTGGTGTCCAAATTGATCGAATCTTAGCAATTATCATTGTTCTCGTAGCTATTGCAACAGTGGTGAATCTATTCTTTTTCGCATTAGAAAGTCGAATTGGGGCGCGTGGTCGAGAAGGTGCCGAAGTTCGAATGTGA
- a CDS encoding Lrp/AsnC family transcriptional regulator, with amino-acid sequence MTEESSEKGALDDAHIGDLVSNHLDETDYKIYRILNEDGRISDTELGERVNLSRTAVRRRRKKLQEENMIKIIGVLVLQEAELSYADVRVTVSSDATRDAVDEFISFLIEQELVYEVDEYLGQSDILVRVWHGSLQEVKTYVTHLMQHDIVKDFEVTPVTKTHKAWHSEIKDNRD; translated from the coding sequence TTGACCGAAGAGAGTAGCGAGAAGGGAGCGCTCGATGACGCTCACATCGGAGATTTAGTTTCGAACCATCTCGATGAAACCGATTACAAGATCTACCGCATTCTGAACGAAGACGGCCGCATCTCCGATACGGAACTCGGCGAGCGGGTCAATCTCTCGCGAACGGCCGTTCGCCGTCGGCGAAAGAAATTGCAAGAAGAGAACATGATTAAGATTATCGGCGTGCTGGTCCTTCAGGAAGCCGAACTTAGTTACGCGGACGTCCGGGTGACAGTTAGTTCCGACGCAACGAGAGACGCAGTTGACGAGTTCATCAGCTTTCTCATCGAGCAGGAACTCGTATACGAGGTGGACGAATACCTAGGTCAGTCGGATATTCTCGTTCGCGTCTGGCATGGGTCCTTACAGGAGGTCAAGACGTACGTAACCCACCTCATGCAACATGATATCGTCAAGGACTTCGAGGTAACGCCAGTGACCAAGACACACAAAGCCTGGCACAGCGAAATCAAAGACAATAGGGACTGA
- a CDS encoding ABC transporter ATP-binding protein: protein MSSGHSRTDETDSIDGTDESLLTVRDLEKYYPITGGLLKKQVGEVKAVDGVSFDVKRGETFAIVGESGCGKTTLGKTIARLHAPTGGSITFDGRDISDLSERNLKPVRREIQVVYQDPTSSLNPRKRIKDIVAEPLIVHNIGTKAERRERVAELLGRVDLPEDFLYRYPNELSGGQKQRVAIARALTLNPSLLVLDEPTSALDVSVQAKVIALLEELQEERNLSYLMITHDLSLTKNIADRIGVMYLGKLMEKAPAETLFDAPQNPYTEQLLSAIPIVEESEAAFKPERISIRGETPDPSDPPSGCPFHPRCHRAVDECSQVEPKLVDVGTDHVSRCLLHDEDKLEI, encoded by the coding sequence ATGAGTAGTGGTCATTCCAGGACTGACGAAACTGATAGCATCGACGGCACCGACGAATCGCTTCTCACGGTTCGGGACCTCGAGAAGTACTATCCAATTACGGGTGGGCTGCTCAAGAAACAGGTCGGCGAGGTGAAAGCCGTTGACGGCGTCTCCTTTGATGTCAAACGCGGGGAAACGTTTGCCATCGTCGGCGAGTCTGGCTGTGGCAAGACGACCCTTGGCAAGACGATTGCTCGGCTCCACGCGCCGACCGGGGGATCGATCACATTCGACGGACGAGACATTTCGGACCTGTCCGAGAGGAATCTCAAGCCAGTTCGACGCGAAATTCAGGTTGTCTATCAGGATCCGACGTCGTCGCTAAATCCGCGAAAGCGGATCAAAGACATCGTCGCCGAGCCGCTGATTGTCCACAATATTGGTACGAAAGCCGAGCGACGAGAACGCGTCGCGGAACTGCTCGGACGCGTCGACTTGCCGGAGGACTTTCTGTATCGGTACCCGAACGAGCTTTCCGGCGGCCAGAAACAGCGAGTTGCGATCGCTCGTGCCCTGACCCTTAACCCATCCTTGCTCGTTCTCGACGAACCGACGAGCGCGCTGGACGTGAGCGTCCAAGCCAAGGTAATCGCGCTTCTTGAGGAATTACAGGAAGAACGCAACCTCTCGTATCTCATGATCACACACGATCTGAGTCTCACGAAGAACATTGCCGACCGCATCGGCGTAATGTATCTAGGAAAACTCATGGAGAAAGCACCTGCGGAGACGCTGTTTGATGCCCCGCAAAACCCGTACACTGAACAGTTACTATCGGCGATTCCGATCGTCGAGGAGTCGGAAGCAGCGTTCAAGCCGGAGAGGATTTCGATCCGTGGCGAGACGCCCGATCCGTCTGATCCGCCCTCCGGTTGTCCGTTTCACCCGAGATGTCATCGAGCCGTTGATGAGTGTTCTCAAGTCGAACCCAAGTTAGTTGACGTCGGCACTGATCACGTCAGCCGCTGTCTCCTTCACGACGAAGACAAGTTGGAGATCTGA
- a CDS encoding ABC transporter ATP-binding protein has protein sequence MTDPILELRDLEVHFNTFDGRARVINDIDITVNEGETVAIVGESGCGKSVTAETIMGMLPQPPGEIIDGELYYKGEELLGDQTAHERVKSESMGMIFQDPMTSLSPVFTVGEMMRDVLTYQGKTNVGWLEIVRNVLGRRDTDKAAMHDRSVELLDQLQIPDPESALGRYPIELSGGMRQRILIAMAMLSEPEFLIADEPTTALDVTVQDQILGLLTEQIERENLSMLYITHNLGVARRIADRIYVMYAGEIAEVGTRDEILDEPLHPYSQGLVDSVPKLTEFNRDGIEGVLPDYTDPPSGCRFHPRCPAAMAGTCDVERPPRYELSSGQEVACHLYEDGLSREEAIEIANEEIEYNGEVAFEHRPTSDPPQNQLSVESGGAGTTAPIDAQASRATEDTDE, from the coding sequence ATGACTGATCCAATCCTCGAACTTCGCGATCTCGAAGTTCATTTCAATACGTTTGACGGCCGCGCTCGTGTCATTAACGACATCGATATCACCGTCAATGAGGGCGAAACCGTCGCCATCGTTGGCGAATCCGGCTGTGGAAAAAGCGTCACGGCGGAAACGATCATGGGGATGCTCCCTCAACCACCTGGCGAGATTATCGACGGCGAACTATACTACAAGGGTGAGGAGCTCCTTGGCGATCAGACGGCTCACGAACGGGTCAAAAGCGAGTCGATGGGAATGATCTTTCAGGACCCGATGACGAGTCTTTCGCCGGTGTTTACCGTTGGCGAGATGATGCGCGACGTCCTGACCTATCAGGGTAAAACGAACGTCGGCTGGCTCGAGATCGTTCGCAATGTGCTGGGTCGACGCGACACAGACAAAGCGGCGATGCATGATCGAAGCGTTGAATTGCTTGACCAACTCCAGATTCCGGATCCGGAAAGCGCTCTCGGTCGGTATCCGATCGAGCTCTCCGGCGGGATGCGCCAGCGAATCCTGATCGCGATGGCGATGCTCAGTGAACCTGAATTTCTCATTGCGGACGAACCAACGACAGCGCTCGACGTCACGGTCCAGGATCAAATCCTCGGTCTGTTGACCGAACAAATCGAACGAGAGAATCTTTCGATGCTGTACATCACACACAACCTTGGCGTCGCCCGCCGGATCGCCGACCGAATCTACGTCATGTACGCCGGCGAGATCGCCGAGGTTGGCACTCGAGACGAGATCCTTGACGAGCCGTTACACCCCTACAGCCAGGGTCTCGTCGACAGCGTACCGAAGCTCACTGAGTTCAATCGTGACGGGATCGAGGGGGTTCTCCCCGACTACACTGATCCGCCGTCGGGCTGTCGGTTCCACCCGCGCTGTCCGGCTGCCATGGCCGGTACGTGCGACGTCGAACGGCCGCCACGATACGAACTGTCGTCGGGACAGGAAGTCGCCTGTCACCTCTACGAAGATGGTCTGTCTCGAGAGGAAGCGATCGAAATTGCAAATGAGGAGATCGAGTACAACGGCGAGGTGGCATTTGAGCATCGGCCGACCTCGGACCCACCCCAGAACCAGTTGAGCGTGGAGAGTGGAGGTGCTGGGACAACGGCTCCGATCGACGCACAGGCGTCTCGTGCCACGGAGGATACCGATGAGTAG
- a CDS encoding ABC transporter permease, with amino-acid sequence MSTSKLESWYNSEAMENRKESTRRIAYRFRQNPLSLVGLGIIVGLVFVAIFAPYIARHPQDAGYMGEPAVDFANRFAEPSLAHPFGTDQSGRDILSRVIFGTRYSLALGLFVLTFAIGIGVPVGLVAGYVGGFTGQVLMRITDIFLSVPPLVLALAVAVPLQPSLRNAMIAIAVVWWPWYARLVYGEVISVREEQFVEASRGIGASRLRIMFREILPNVLAPITVKFSLDMGYAILIGASLGFLGLGAQPPTPEWGTMIAEGRAYLPAQWWYSTFPGVAIFIAVLGFNLLGDGLRDVLDVEVD; translated from the coding sequence ATGAGTACGAGCAAGCTCGAGAGCTGGTACAACTCTGAGGCAATGGAGAATCGCAAGGAGAGCACCCGCCGGATCGCATATCGGTTCCGGCAGAACCCGCTGTCACTGGTGGGGCTTGGAATCATTGTTGGACTCGTTTTTGTTGCGATCTTCGCGCCGTACATCGCCCGACACCCACAGGATGCCGGTTACATGGGTGAACCTGCGGTCGACTTCGCAAACCGATTCGCTGAACCGAGTCTTGCGCATCCGTTTGGGACGGATCAGTCCGGAAGAGACATTCTCTCACGAGTTATATTTGGGACACGGTACTCACTCGCGCTCGGACTGTTCGTCCTCACGTTCGCGATCGGTATCGGCGTTCCGGTTGGGCTCGTCGCCGGATACGTCGGTGGGTTCACCGGGCAGGTGCTTATGCGAATCACCGATATCTTCTTGTCAGTTCCGCCGCTCGTGCTCGCACTCGCGGTGGCGGTACCGCTCCAGCCGAGCCTTCGAAACGCGATGATCGCCATCGCCGTTGTCTGGTGGCCGTGGTACGCCAGACTGGTCTATGGCGAGGTGATCTCGGTTCGCGAAGAGCAGTTCGTCGAAGCCAGCCGCGGCATCGGCGCAAGCCGACTCCGAATTATGTTCCGGGAAATTCTCCCCAACGTATTGGCACCGATCACGGTCAAATTCAGCCTCGACATGGGCTATGCCATCCTGATTGGAGCCAGCCTCGGCTTCCTCGGTCTCGGTGCCCAACCGCCCACGCCTGAGTGGGGGACGATGATCGCCGAAGGACGCGCCTATCTCCCCGCCCAGTGGTGGTACTCGACATTCCCCGGCGTAGCGATCTTCATCGCCGTTCTCGGGTTTAATTTGCTCGGTGACGGGCTTCGTGACGTCCTCGACGTGGAGGTAGACTAA
- a CDS encoding ABC transporter permease — protein MGFKSYVIRRTLAGIPVFIGLSILIFTLARVLPGDPARLALGPRASGDAVQSLRDEMGLDDPVVIQYFDYMAGLLQGDMGISLTTNRNTAADLIYFFPATFELITVGMLIAIAIGVPLGIIAGRNKDEVEDNASRLFAFFGVSMPAFWAAILLQLVFAFHLGLLPATGRIGVEAPPRLTGMMLVDSLIAMDFRAFRSAIVHLALPAFTLALAPMADIARMTRSSFIEELNKDYVHALHSSGIPGKLIAYKYVLKSSFAATLTIIALDYGFLIGSAFLIEIVFAWPGMARYGVNAILANDINAIVGVTLVVGVVFILANLIVDILYGYFDPRVRYGGDSE, from the coding sequence ATGGGATTCAAAAGCTACGTAATACGACGGACACTTGCCGGCATTCCCGTTTTCATTGGACTCTCAATCCTCATCTTCACGCTGGCGCGTGTGCTCCCAGGCGATCCGGCGCGGCTCGCGCTCGGCCCACGAGCCTCGGGCGACGCCGTTCAGTCGCTCCGGGATGAGATGGGACTCGACGATCCGGTTGTCATTCAGTATTTCGATTACATGGCCGGGTTGCTGCAGGGAGATATGGGTATTTCGCTTACCACAAACCGAAATACCGCGGCAGATCTCATCTACTTCTTCCCGGCGACGTTCGAGCTGATTACGGTTGGGATGCTCATCGCCATCGCTATCGGGGTTCCGCTCGGTATTATCGCCGGCAGAAACAAAGATGAGGTCGAGGACAACGCCAGTCGACTGTTCGCGTTCTTTGGTGTTTCGATGCCCGCCTTCTGGGCGGCGATCTTGCTCCAGCTCGTCTTCGCATTCCATCTGGGGCTGCTCCCGGCGACCGGACGAATCGGCGTAGAAGCACCACCTCGGTTGACCGGGATGATGCTCGTCGATAGCCTGATCGCGATGGACTTCCGCGCGTTCCGGAGCGCAATTGTCCACCTCGCACTGCCTGCGTTTACGCTCGCGCTCGCACCGATGGCCGACATTGCTAGGATGACCCGCTCAAGTTTTATTGAAGAGTTGAACAAGGACTACGTCCACGCGTTGCATTCTTCGGGCATTCCCGGAAAACTCATCGCCTACAAATACGTCCTGAAATCGTCGTTCGCGGCGACGTTGACGATCATCGCACTCGACTATGGCTTTCTCATTGGGTCGGCGTTTCTCATTGAAATCGTCTTCGCTTGGCCGGGAATGGCCCGCTACGGCGTCAACGCCATTTTAGCAAACGATATCAACGCGATCGTCGGCGTAACGCTGGTTGTAGGCGTCGTATTCATTCTTGCGAACCTGATAGTCGATATTCTCTATGGCTACTTCGATCCGCGGGTCAGGTACGGAGGTGACAGCGAATGA
- a CDS encoding ABC transporter substrate-binding protein produces the protein MSLDDKDHMTTHQIGRRRLLQCVGAGGLTTVLAGCAGEEPEGLDDEEGEEDDSLVYATTISPSTIDPMRASDNFENIYTVNVYDSLLNYTDESPPELAPGLAEDWEVGDDDQTYEFFLRNDAMFHNGDSVTADDVVYSFERMLELQDGLSWMWTDTIGTDSVTAADETTVEIETERTFAPFLFTLPYLPIVNESELDANDEDWLEQNDAGSGPYELVEHEREERLVLQRFDDWWGEWPSDDLFDEVVLEIVPEEGTVTGMMSNESADITDEWLSVESYEELASLDHVFVSDEVTFSPLYVFMHTQREPLDDVNVRKAISYAVDYQQIVDDILLGNADQMQGPLPSEMWGHNDDVIQYEQDLDRAQEYLDDSTYDAEDIELTYTYVTDLTVTENIGLLLQTNLNELGINLELEGAPWTRITDMVTSQDTTSDMHAIYLSFSYVDPDTFLYPAWHSSSHGSWESPAWYENEEVDQLLDDARTEIDVDQRTEYYHEAQEIIADDTPALFVVNEAELYGVNERVGGYVDNGLVGYSKAFWRLYDES, from the coding sequence ATGAGTCTCGATGACAAAGACCACATGACTACACACCAGATTGGGCGGCGACGGCTCCTACAGTGTGTCGGTGCTGGCGGACTGACCACCGTACTCGCAGGCTGTGCAGGCGAGGAGCCCGAAGGTCTCGATGACGAAGAGGGCGAAGAAGACGACTCGCTCGTATACGCGACGACGATCTCACCATCAACGATCGATCCGATGCGTGCATCGGATAACTTCGAGAATATTTACACTGTCAACGTCTATGATTCGTTGCTCAATTATACCGACGAATCGCCCCCGGAGCTGGCGCCGGGACTTGCGGAAGACTGGGAAGTAGGCGACGACGACCAGACCTACGAGTTCTTTTTGCGCAACGACGCGATGTTCCACAACGGCGATTCTGTGACCGCTGACGACGTCGTTTACTCGTTCGAACGGATGCTTGAGCTCCAGGATGGGCTTTCCTGGATGTGGACGGATACAATTGGAACCGACAGCGTCACTGCCGCGGACGAAACCACTGTCGAAATCGAAACCGAACGGACGTTCGCGCCATTCCTTTTTACGCTCCCGTACCTACCGATCGTCAACGAATCAGAACTTGACGCTAATGATGAGGACTGGCTCGAGCAAAACGACGCCGGAAGCGGCCCATACGAACTCGTCGAACACGAGCGTGAAGAACGGCTCGTTCTGCAGCGTTTTGACGACTGGTGGGGCGAGTGGCCCAGCGACGATCTCTTCGATGAAGTCGTCCTCGAGATCGTTCCGGAAGAGGGGACGGTCACGGGAATGATGAGCAACGAGTCTGCAGACATCACCGATGAGTGGTTGTCAGTCGAATCTTACGAGGAATTGGCAAGTCTCGATCACGTGTTTGTCAGCGACGAGGTCACGTTCTCTCCACTGTACGTCTTCATGCATACCCAACGCGAGCCTCTGGACGACGTGAACGTCCGAAAGGCGATTTCCTATGCTGTCGATTACCAGCAGATCGTCGACGACATTCTACTCGGGAATGCCGATCAAATGCAGGGGCCGCTCCCCTCGGAAATGTGGGGACACAATGATGACGTAATCCAGTACGAACAGGACCTCGATCGCGCCCAGGAGTATCTCGATGATTCCACCTACGACGCCGAGGACATCGAACTAACCTACACTTACGTAACCGATCTAACAGTGACCGAGAACATCGGGCTGTTGCTTCAGACGAACCTCAACGAGCTTGGCATCAATCTCGAACTCGAAGGTGCGCCGTGGACTCGCATCACGGATATGGTAACAAGTCAGGACACGACTTCAGATATGCACGCAATATACCTCTCGTTTTCCTACGTCGATCCGGACACGTTCCTCTACCCCGCGTGGCACTCGAGTTCACACGGCAGCTGGGAGAGTCCGGCCTGGTACGAGAACGAAGAGGTCGATCAGCTACTGGACGACGCGCGGACGGAAATCGATGTCGACCAACGAACTGAGTACTACCACGAGGCCCAAGAGATCATTGCTGACGACACACCGGCTCTGTTCGTCGTCAATGAGGCAGAGCTGTACGGGGTTAACGAACGAGTCGGTGGATACGTTGATAACGGTCTCGTCGGATACTCGAAGGCATTCTGGCGCCTCTACGACGAGAGCTAA
- a CDS encoding aspartate/glutamate racemase family protein, with amino-acid sequence MSTNPTRIRWIDPVGHDDFSDDIEALLNETKREKTEVEVVNLDRGPHHVEYHYYESLVLPDVLHHVKEAENDGVDATVVGCFYDLGLEEAREVSESMPVMGPAQATTHLASTMGDTFSVIVGRRKWIPQMRSTIARYGFDDRLASFCPVDLGVLDFQADPEQTRERLTEAARGAIEEDHAEIIILGCTAEYGFHETLQDELGVPVLDAVVAPFKFAELQAELASLGWSHSKIGGYESPRPEEIYDWDVPQDFSTRGVWDGSPSGY; translated from the coding sequence ATGAGCACAAATCCAACCCGAATCAGGTGGATCGATCCGGTCGGTCACGATGATTTCAGCGACGACATCGAAGCGCTGTTGAACGAAACGAAACGTGAGAAGACGGAGGTCGAGGTTGTGAATCTCGATCGCGGCCCCCATCACGTCGAGTATCACTACTACGAATCGCTGGTGCTACCGGACGTCCTCCATCACGTCAAGGAAGCCGAAAACGATGGCGTCGACGCCACCGTCGTCGGCTGTTTTTACGATCTCGGACTCGAGGAGGCCCGCGAGGTCTCCGAATCGATGCCAGTGATGGGGCCGGCACAGGCTACGACACACCTCGCGTCGACGATGGGGGATACGTTCTCGGTGATCGTCGGCCGACGAAAGTGGATTCCACAGATGCGCTCGACGATCGCAAGATATGGGTTCGACGACCGCCTGGCATCGTTTTGTCCCGTTGATCTGGGCGTACTTGATTTTCAGGCTGACCCTGAGCAAACGCGAGAGCGGCTCACAGAGGCCGCACGGGGTGCGATCGAGGAAGATCACGCCGAAATCATTATCCTCGGTTGTACTGCCGAATACGGCTTCCACGAAACGCTTCAGGACGAACTCGGCGTTCCTGTTCTCGACGCTGTTGTCGCCCCGTTCAAATTCGCCGAACTTCAGGCGGAACTGGCTTCACTCGGCTGGTCACACAGTAAGATCGGCGGATATGAATCGCCTCGTCCGGAAGAGATTTACGATTGGGACGTCCCCCAGGACTTCTCGACCCGAGGTGTCTGGGACGGCTCGCCGTCCGGGTACTAG
- a CDS encoding hydantoinase B/oxoprolinase family protein, whose translation MSTQIESDLNPFTREVITNALQSAAEESFINLGRTAKSSVIYETLDYACGLIDTDGKVVAQANGVPGFLGTLKFCVEDTIEKYGLDGFYPGDVILLNDYHGGTHLNDVAMVAPVFVDDEIVMFAASKAHWTDIGGKDPGSWTTDATSVFQEGIQYPMVKLYEEGKLNHAVRDIVKANTRMPEMTLGDMQAQEASMEVAVERVQDIADRYGIHTLERAVDEWLAYGEQLVLDEIETLPNGTYHAEDFLDDDGITDDPVYVTVEVTITDDTVRFDYTGTDPETEGPINSPYAASVSDARALFQAITLPEAPTNGGFFEPLELVIPEKTVLNATKPAPIGTDWESSAMAADLPWKALALHLPEKLSAGHFTSVCATIVGGTDDRTDDDFLVIEPQPGGWGACRDRDGADVLVCSGDGDTLEMPVEVMETRFPLLFDQFTLDTPQEAGHGEFRGGTGLVQDYKVYNESGAFITASFGRSEYPPWGVGDGQAGDGNYIDIVKNDGTTERHRKLTNYELEDGEVARLVTSAGGGWGTPLERDPERVLEDYRNEYVTSETAEAVYGVVVTDDGKLDTEATEQRRRQLIAESATIEL comes from the coding sequence ATGAGCACCCAAATTGAATCTGACCTCAATCCGTTCACGCGGGAGGTCATCACGAACGCGCTCCAGAGCGCAGCCGAAGAGTCGTTTATCAACCTCGGGCGGACGGCCAAATCGAGCGTGATCTACGAGACGCTCGACTACGCCTGCGGGTTGATCGATACCGACGGGAAGGTCGTTGCACAGGCTAACGGCGTGCCGGGTTTTCTTGGAACGCTGAAGTTCTGCGTCGAGGATACGATTGAGAAGTACGGACTCGACGGGTTCTATCCCGGCGACGTCATCCTCCTCAACGACTACCACGGCGGCACCCACCTCAACGACGTCGCGATGGTCGCACCGGTGTTCGTTGACGACGAAATCGTCATGTTCGCCGCGTCGAAGGCCCACTGGACGGATATCGGCGGCAAGGATCCTGGCTCGTGGACGACCGACGCCACGAGCGTGTTCCAGGAGGGGATCCAGTACCCGATGGTCAAACTCTACGAGGAGGGGAAACTCAACCACGCCGTTCGCGACATTGTCAAGGCGAACACACGGATGCCGGAGATGACCCTCGGCGATATGCAGGCCCAAGAGGCGTCGATGGAAGTCGCCGTTGAACGGGTCCAGGACATTGCCGACAGGTACGGGATTCACACCCTCGAGCGGGCCGTCGACGAGTGGCTCGCTTACGGCGAACAACTCGTCCTCGACGAGATCGAAACGCTCCCTAACGGGACATATCATGCCGAAGATTTCCTCGACGACGACGGCATTACCGATGATCCCGTGTATGTCACCGTCGAAGTGACGATCACTGATGATACGGTGCGGTTCGACTACACGGGGACCGATCCCGAGACCGAGGGTCCGATCAACTCACCGTACGCTGCGTCCGTCAGCGACGCCAGGGCTCTGTTTCAGGCGATCACGCTGCCGGAGGCACCGACCAATGGCGGGTTCTTCGAACCGCTCGAGTTAGTCATTCCTGAGAAGACGGTGTTGAACGCGACAAAGCCAGCACCAATTGGGACCGACTGGGAGTCGTCGGCGATGGCGGCGGATCTTCCCTGGAAGGCGCTCGCTCTACATCTCCCGGAGAAGCTGTCCGCGGGACACTTCACGAGCGTCTGTGCAACGATCGTCGGCGGCACGGACGACCGGACCGACGACGACTTCCTCGTTATCGAGCCACAACCCGGCGGGTGGGGTGCCTGTCGGGACCGCGACGGGGCCGACGTGCTCGTCTGCAGCGGCGACGGGGACACCCTCGAAATGCCGGTCGAAGTGATGGAGACGCGGTTTCCCCTGCTGTTCGATCAGTTCACACTGGATACCCCGCAGGAAGCCGGCCATGGAGAGTTCCGCGGTGGAACCGGCCTCGTTCAGGACTACAAGGTCTACAACGAAAGCGGCGCATTCATCACCGCGTCGTTCGGCCGCTCGGAGTATCCGCCGTGGGGCGTTGGGGACGGTCAGGCTGGAGACGGCAACTACATCGATATCGTAAAAAACGATGGGACGACCGAGCGTCACCGGAAACTGACCAACTACGAACTCGAGGACGGCGAAGTCGCCCGTCTTGTCACGAGCGCCGGCGGCGGCTGGGGGACCCCTCTCGAGCGGGATCCCGAACGAGTCCTTGAGGACTACCGTAACGAGTATGTCACGAGCGAGACCGCCGAGGCAGTGTACGGCGTTGTCGTCACCGACGATGGGAAACTCGATACAGAAGCGACCGAACAGCGACGGCGACAACTAATAGCGGAATCAGCCACTATCGAACTATGA